One window from the genome of Anolis sagrei isolate rAnoSag1 chromosome 4, rAnoSag1.mat, whole genome shotgun sequence encodes:
- the TBC1D22B gene encoding TBC1 domain family member 22B isoform X2, translated as MAAESSKQFWKRSAKLPGSIQPVYGAQHPPLDPRLTKNFIKERSKVNALPMKNKKASSFHEFARDTSDAWDIGDDEDEDFSSFQTLNSKVAKATAAQVLENHSRLRVKPEWPQAALSETPTNCKVIKSSSDAHISRTPDVCTRNPLHKQQSLPLRPIIPLVARISDQNASGAPPMTVREKTRLEKFRQLLSSTNTDLDELRKCSWPGVPREVRPVTWRLLSGYLPASMERRKLTLQRKREEYFGFIEQYYDSRNEEHHQDTYRQIHIDIPRTNPLIPLFQQPLVQEIFERILFIWAIRHPASGYVQGINDLVTPFFVVFLSEYVEEDVENFDVTNLSQEVMRSIEADSFWCMSKLLDGIQDNYTFAQPGIQKKVKALEELVSRIDEQVHNHFREYEVEYLQFAFRWMNNLLMRELPLRCTIRLWDTYQSEPEGFSHFHLYVCAAFLIKWRKEILDEKDFQGLLMLLQNLPTIHWGNEEIGLLLAEAYRLKYMFADAPNHYRR; from the exons TTTCATCAAGGAGCGTTCCAAGGTCAACGCACTTCCCATGAAGAATAAGAAGGCTAGCAGTTTTCATGAGTTTGCTCGTGACACCAGTGATGCCTGGGATATTGGGGATGATGAAGATGAGGACTTCTCATCTTTCCAGACTTTGAACTCTAAGGTGGCCAAGGCCACAGCAGCACAGGTGCTGGAAAACCACAGCAGACTACGTGTGAAACCAGAATGGCCTCAGGCAGCTCTTAGTGAAACTCCAACGAACTGTAAAGTCATCAAGTCCAGTAGTGATGCCCATATATCCAGAACGCCTG ATGTCTGCACACGCAACCCCCTCCACAAACAACAGTCACTACCACTCCGACCCATCATTCCACTTGTTGCTCGCATCTCTGACCAAAATGCTTCAGGAGCTCCTCCCATGACAGTGCGTGAAAAAACTCGCTTGGAGAAGTTCCGGCAGCTTCTTTCCAGCACCAACACAGATCTAG ATGAATTGAGGAAATGTAGCTGGCCTGGTGTTCCCAGAGAAGTCCGTCCTGTGACATGGCGACTTTTATCA ggttaccttcctgccagtaTGGAGCGGAGGAAACTGACCTTGCAGCGCAAGCGAGAAGAATATTTTGGTTTCATTGAGCAGTATTATGACTCTAGAAATGAGGAGCATCATCAAGATACATACCGACAG atCCATATAGACATTCCACGGACGAATCCCCTCATCCCTCTGTTCCAGCAGCCATTAGTTCAAGAG aTCTTTGAACGCATCCTGTTTATCTGGGCCATCCGACACCCAGCTAGCGGCTACGTGCAGGGGATTAATGACCTGGTCACACCATTCTTTGTCGTGTTCCTCTCAGAATATGTGG AAGAGGATGTGGAGAATTTTGATGTTACAAATCTGTCTCAGGAGGTGATGCGGAGCATTGAAGCAGATAGCTTTTGGTGTATGAGCAAGCTACTAGATGGGATACAG GACAATTACACATTTGCACAACCTGGAATCCAAAAGAAGGTCAAAGCACTGGAGGAACTTGTCAGCCGTATCGATG AACAGGTACACAATCACTTCAGGGAATATGAAGTAGAATACCTGCAGTTTGCCTTTCGTTGGATGAACAATTTACTGATGAGGGAGCTTCCTCTTCGCTGCACCATTCGCCTTTGGGATACCTACCAG TCTGAGCCAGAGGGATTCTCTCATTTCCATTTATATGTCTGTGCTGCATTCTTGATTAAGTGGCGGAAAGAGATCTTGGATGAAAAGGACTTCCAG GGCCTTCTAATGCTGCTACAAAATCTACCCACGATACACTGGGGCAATGAAGAGATTGGACTCCTCCTTGCTGAAGCCTACAGACTGAAGTACATGTTTGCGGATGCTCCCAATCATTACCGCCGATAG
- the TBC1D22B gene encoding TBC1 domain family member 22B isoform X4 translates to MAAESSKQFWKRSAKLPGSIQPVYGAQHPPLDPRLTKNFIKERSKVNALPMKNKKASSFHEFARDTSDAWDIGDDEDEDFSSFQTLNSKVAKATAAQVLENHSRLRVKPEWPQAALSETPTNCKVIKSSSDAHISRTPEDVCTRNPLHKQQSLPLRPIIPLVARISDQNASGAPPMTVREKTRLEKFRQLLSSTNTDLDELRKCSWPGVPREVRPVTWRLLSGYLPASMERRKLTLQRKREEYFGFIEQYYDSRNEEHHQDTYRQIFERILFIWAIRHPASGYVQGINDLVTPFFVVFLSEYVEEDVENFDVTNLSQEVMRSIEADSFWCMSKLLDGIQDNYTFAQPGIQKKVKALEELVSRIDEQVHNHFREYEVEYLQFAFRWMNNLLMRELPLRCTIRLWDTYQSEPEGFSHFHLYVCAAFLIKWRKEILDEKDFQGLLMLLQNLPTIHWGNEEIGLLLAEAYRLKYMFADAPNHYRR, encoded by the exons TTTCATCAAGGAGCGTTCCAAGGTCAACGCACTTCCCATGAAGAATAAGAAGGCTAGCAGTTTTCATGAGTTTGCTCGTGACACCAGTGATGCCTGGGATATTGGGGATGATGAAGATGAGGACTTCTCATCTTTCCAGACTTTGAACTCTAAGGTGGCCAAGGCCACAGCAGCACAGGTGCTGGAAAACCACAGCAGACTACGTGTGAAACCAGAATGGCCTCAGGCAGCTCTTAGTGAAACTCCAACGAACTGTAAAGTCATCAAGTCCAGTAGTGATGCCCATATATCCAGAACGCCTG AAGATGTCTGCACACGCAACCCCCTCCACAAACAACAGTCACTACCACTCCGACCCATCATTCCACTTGTTGCTCGCATCTCTGACCAAAATGCTTCAGGAGCTCCTCCCATGACAGTGCGTGAAAAAACTCGCTTGGAGAAGTTCCGGCAGCTTCTTTCCAGCACCAACACAGATCTAG ATGAATTGAGGAAATGTAGCTGGCCTGGTGTTCCCAGAGAAGTCCGTCCTGTGACATGGCGACTTTTATCA ggttaccttcctgccagtaTGGAGCGGAGGAAACTGACCTTGCAGCGCAAGCGAGAAGAATATTTTGGTTTCATTGAGCAGTATTATGACTCTAGAAATGAGGAGCATCATCAAGATACATACCGACAG aTCTTTGAACGCATCCTGTTTATCTGGGCCATCCGACACCCAGCTAGCGGCTACGTGCAGGGGATTAATGACCTGGTCACACCATTCTTTGTCGTGTTCCTCTCAGAATATGTGG AAGAGGATGTGGAGAATTTTGATGTTACAAATCTGTCTCAGGAGGTGATGCGGAGCATTGAAGCAGATAGCTTTTGGTGTATGAGCAAGCTACTAGATGGGATACAG GACAATTACACATTTGCACAACCTGGAATCCAAAAGAAGGTCAAAGCACTGGAGGAACTTGTCAGCCGTATCGATG AACAGGTACACAATCACTTCAGGGAATATGAAGTAGAATACCTGCAGTTTGCCTTTCGTTGGATGAACAATTTACTGATGAGGGAGCTTCCTCTTCGCTGCACCATTCGCCTTTGGGATACCTACCAG TCTGAGCCAGAGGGATTCTCTCATTTCCATTTATATGTCTGTGCTGCATTCTTGATTAAGTGGCGGAAAGAGATCTTGGATGAAAAGGACTTCCAG GGCCTTCTAATGCTGCTACAAAATCTACCCACGATACACTGGGGCAATGAAGAGATTGGACTCCTCCTTGCTGAAGCCTACAGACTGAAGTACATGTTTGCGGATGCTCCCAATCATTACCGCCGATAG
- the TBC1D22B gene encoding TBC1 domain family member 22B isoform X1 yields the protein MAAESSKQFWKRSAKLPGSIQPVYGAQHPPLDPRLTKNFIKERSKVNALPMKNKKASSFHEFARDTSDAWDIGDDEDEDFSSFQTLNSKVAKATAAQVLENHSRLRVKPEWPQAALSETPTNCKVIKSSSDAHISRTPEDVCTRNPLHKQQSLPLRPIIPLVARISDQNASGAPPMTVREKTRLEKFRQLLSSTNTDLDELRKCSWPGVPREVRPVTWRLLSGYLPASMERRKLTLQRKREEYFGFIEQYYDSRNEEHHQDTYRQIHIDIPRTNPLIPLFQQPLVQEIFERILFIWAIRHPASGYVQGINDLVTPFFVVFLSEYVEEDVENFDVTNLSQEVMRSIEADSFWCMSKLLDGIQDNYTFAQPGIQKKVKALEELVSRIDEQVHNHFREYEVEYLQFAFRWMNNLLMRELPLRCTIRLWDTYQSEPEGFSHFHLYVCAAFLIKWRKEILDEKDFQGLLMLLQNLPTIHWGNEEIGLLLAEAYRLKYMFADAPNHYRR from the exons TTTCATCAAGGAGCGTTCCAAGGTCAACGCACTTCCCATGAAGAATAAGAAGGCTAGCAGTTTTCATGAGTTTGCTCGTGACACCAGTGATGCCTGGGATATTGGGGATGATGAAGATGAGGACTTCTCATCTTTCCAGACTTTGAACTCTAAGGTGGCCAAGGCCACAGCAGCACAGGTGCTGGAAAACCACAGCAGACTACGTGTGAAACCAGAATGGCCTCAGGCAGCTCTTAGTGAAACTCCAACGAACTGTAAAGTCATCAAGTCCAGTAGTGATGCCCATATATCCAGAACGCCTG AAGATGTCTGCACACGCAACCCCCTCCACAAACAACAGTCACTACCACTCCGACCCATCATTCCACTTGTTGCTCGCATCTCTGACCAAAATGCTTCAGGAGCTCCTCCCATGACAGTGCGTGAAAAAACTCGCTTGGAGAAGTTCCGGCAGCTTCTTTCCAGCACCAACACAGATCTAG ATGAATTGAGGAAATGTAGCTGGCCTGGTGTTCCCAGAGAAGTCCGTCCTGTGACATGGCGACTTTTATCA ggttaccttcctgccagtaTGGAGCGGAGGAAACTGACCTTGCAGCGCAAGCGAGAAGAATATTTTGGTTTCATTGAGCAGTATTATGACTCTAGAAATGAGGAGCATCATCAAGATACATACCGACAG atCCATATAGACATTCCACGGACGAATCCCCTCATCCCTCTGTTCCAGCAGCCATTAGTTCAAGAG aTCTTTGAACGCATCCTGTTTATCTGGGCCATCCGACACCCAGCTAGCGGCTACGTGCAGGGGATTAATGACCTGGTCACACCATTCTTTGTCGTGTTCCTCTCAGAATATGTGG AAGAGGATGTGGAGAATTTTGATGTTACAAATCTGTCTCAGGAGGTGATGCGGAGCATTGAAGCAGATAGCTTTTGGTGTATGAGCAAGCTACTAGATGGGATACAG GACAATTACACATTTGCACAACCTGGAATCCAAAAGAAGGTCAAAGCACTGGAGGAACTTGTCAGCCGTATCGATG AACAGGTACACAATCACTTCAGGGAATATGAAGTAGAATACCTGCAGTTTGCCTTTCGTTGGATGAACAATTTACTGATGAGGGAGCTTCCTCTTCGCTGCACCATTCGCCTTTGGGATACCTACCAG TCTGAGCCAGAGGGATTCTCTCATTTCCATTTATATGTCTGTGCTGCATTCTTGATTAAGTGGCGGAAAGAGATCTTGGATGAAAAGGACTTCCAG GGCCTTCTAATGCTGCTACAAAATCTACCCACGATACACTGGGGCAATGAAGAGATTGGACTCCTCCTTGCTGAAGCCTACAGACTGAAGTACATGTTTGCGGATGCTCCCAATCATTACCGCCGATAG
- the TBC1D22B gene encoding TBC1 domain family member 22B isoform X3: MAAESSKQFWKRSAKLPGSFIKERSKVNALPMKNKKASSFHEFARDTSDAWDIGDDEDEDFSSFQTLNSKVAKATAAQVLENHSRLRVKPEWPQAALSETPTNCKVIKSSSDAHISRTPEDVCTRNPLHKQQSLPLRPIIPLVARISDQNASGAPPMTVREKTRLEKFRQLLSSTNTDLDELRKCSWPGVPREVRPVTWRLLSGYLPASMERRKLTLQRKREEYFGFIEQYYDSRNEEHHQDTYRQIHIDIPRTNPLIPLFQQPLVQEIFERILFIWAIRHPASGYVQGINDLVTPFFVVFLSEYVEEDVENFDVTNLSQEVMRSIEADSFWCMSKLLDGIQDNYTFAQPGIQKKVKALEELVSRIDEQVHNHFREYEVEYLQFAFRWMNNLLMRELPLRCTIRLWDTYQSEPEGFSHFHLYVCAAFLIKWRKEILDEKDFQGLLMLLQNLPTIHWGNEEIGLLLAEAYRLKYMFADAPNHYRR; this comes from the exons TTTCATCAAGGAGCGTTCCAAGGTCAACGCACTTCCCATGAAGAATAAGAAGGCTAGCAGTTTTCATGAGTTTGCTCGTGACACCAGTGATGCCTGGGATATTGGGGATGATGAAGATGAGGACTTCTCATCTTTCCAGACTTTGAACTCTAAGGTGGCCAAGGCCACAGCAGCACAGGTGCTGGAAAACCACAGCAGACTACGTGTGAAACCAGAATGGCCTCAGGCAGCTCTTAGTGAAACTCCAACGAACTGTAAAGTCATCAAGTCCAGTAGTGATGCCCATATATCCAGAACGCCTG AAGATGTCTGCACACGCAACCCCCTCCACAAACAACAGTCACTACCACTCCGACCCATCATTCCACTTGTTGCTCGCATCTCTGACCAAAATGCTTCAGGAGCTCCTCCCATGACAGTGCGTGAAAAAACTCGCTTGGAGAAGTTCCGGCAGCTTCTTTCCAGCACCAACACAGATCTAG ATGAATTGAGGAAATGTAGCTGGCCTGGTGTTCCCAGAGAAGTCCGTCCTGTGACATGGCGACTTTTATCA ggttaccttcctgccagtaTGGAGCGGAGGAAACTGACCTTGCAGCGCAAGCGAGAAGAATATTTTGGTTTCATTGAGCAGTATTATGACTCTAGAAATGAGGAGCATCATCAAGATACATACCGACAG atCCATATAGACATTCCACGGACGAATCCCCTCATCCCTCTGTTCCAGCAGCCATTAGTTCAAGAG aTCTTTGAACGCATCCTGTTTATCTGGGCCATCCGACACCCAGCTAGCGGCTACGTGCAGGGGATTAATGACCTGGTCACACCATTCTTTGTCGTGTTCCTCTCAGAATATGTGG AAGAGGATGTGGAGAATTTTGATGTTACAAATCTGTCTCAGGAGGTGATGCGGAGCATTGAAGCAGATAGCTTTTGGTGTATGAGCAAGCTACTAGATGGGATACAG GACAATTACACATTTGCACAACCTGGAATCCAAAAGAAGGTCAAAGCACTGGAGGAACTTGTCAGCCGTATCGATG AACAGGTACACAATCACTTCAGGGAATATGAAGTAGAATACCTGCAGTTTGCCTTTCGTTGGATGAACAATTTACTGATGAGGGAGCTTCCTCTTCGCTGCACCATTCGCCTTTGGGATACCTACCAG TCTGAGCCAGAGGGATTCTCTCATTTCCATTTATATGTCTGTGCTGCATTCTTGATTAAGTGGCGGAAAGAGATCTTGGATGAAAAGGACTTCCAG GGCCTTCTAATGCTGCTACAAAATCTACCCACGATACACTGGGGCAATGAAGAGATTGGACTCCTCCTTGCTGAAGCCTACAGACTGAAGTACATGTTTGCGGATGCTCCCAATCATTACCGCCGATAG